The following are from one region of the Jeongeupia sp. USM3 genome:
- a CDS encoding methyl-accepting chemotaxis protein, whose protein sequence is MQSLRTKLVVFVAALSALITVALSVAAYTSQRAQILDSLASEINSTAIGYNVALTNWVEGKQHIVAGTAHALGSATELLPPLVQAAKSAKFDSTYIGTVDKQMQQDHPIPLPKDYDPTSRPWYKQAVGAGKAIVTAPYVDASTKQLVLTFAAPVKDAAGNLKGVAAADIYLDGVVKDVLNIKLPGNGYAFLAGKDGKVLAHADGGKVLKPVSDFAPEMSAEKMAAIAGNSALSEVDVDGAAKFVDIQPIDGTEFELVLVVDKAVALAPLRHLLWLSVGALAVMLAVIVPLSGVLVRRMLAGLVRVRDAMSEIAKGGGDLTRKIDVAGNDEIAETAQAFNRFTDQLRGMFGELQRENEQLTRGVADIDQLVKQLSTDSQALSDLSASNAATIEEITVSISHIADNAREADSLVNATGALSGESAATVKAVADEVGKSAEAVSELAGLLDGLNQRAQDISGIIRVISDIADQTNLLALNAAIEAARAGETGRGFAVVADEVRKLAERTGQATLQITGMIDGVRTETAAAVSNMERTHAAVQSGVSLSNTAAEKIAHIRENMDEVMRRMGEIALSTSEQQNATTAMAQSAEHITTQMHKSDAAMQRATSTVHQLNEMATFLRQMFGKFKL, encoded by the coding sequence ATGCAATCACTACGCACCAAACTCGTCGTTTTCGTCGCCGCGCTGTCCGCGCTGATCACCGTTGCACTGTCGGTCGCCGCGTATACCAGCCAGCGCGCGCAGATCCTCGATTCGCTGGCCAGCGAGATCAACAGTACCGCCATCGGCTACAACGTCGCGCTGACCAACTGGGTCGAAGGCAAGCAGCACATCGTCGCCGGCACCGCACATGCGCTCGGCAGCGCCACCGAGCTGCTGCCGCCGCTGGTACAGGCGGCCAAGAGCGCCAAGTTCGACAGTACCTATATCGGCACCGTCGACAAGCAGATGCAGCAGGACCACCCGATCCCGCTGCCCAAGGACTACGACCCGACCTCGCGCCCTTGGTACAAGCAGGCCGTCGGCGCCGGCAAGGCCATCGTCACCGCGCCGTATGTCGACGCGTCGACCAAGCAACTGGTGCTGACCTTCGCCGCACCGGTCAAGGATGCCGCCGGCAACCTCAAGGGCGTCGCCGCGGCCGACATCTATCTCGACGGCGTGGTCAAGGACGTGCTGAACATCAAGCTGCCCGGTAACGGCTACGCCTTCCTCGCCGGCAAGGACGGCAAGGTGCTCGCGCATGCCGATGGCGGCAAGGTACTCAAGCCGGTCAGCGATTTCGCGCCCGAGATGAGCGCCGAGAAGATGGCCGCCATCGCCGGCAACAGCGCGCTGAGCGAGGTCGACGTCGACGGTGCGGCCAAGTTCGTCGACATCCAGCCGATCGACGGCACCGAGTTCGAGCTGGTGCTCGTCGTCGACAAGGCCGTCGCGCTGGCGCCGCTCAGGCATTTGCTGTGGCTGAGCGTCGGCGCGCTCGCGGTCATGCTCGCGGTGATCGTGCCGCTGTCGGGCGTGCTGGTTCGGCGGATGCTCGCCGGCCTCGTGCGCGTTCGCGACGCGATGAGCGAAATCGCCAAGGGTGGCGGCGACCTGACCCGCAAGATCGACGTGGCCGGCAATGACGAAATCGCCGAAACCGCGCAAGCCTTCAACCGCTTTACCGACCAGCTCCGCGGCATGTTCGGCGAGCTGCAGCGCGAGAACGAGCAGCTGACGCGCGGCGTGGCCGACATCGACCAGTTGGTCAAGCAGCTGTCGACCGACTCGCAGGCGCTGTCCGACCTGTCGGCGTCGAACGCGGCGACGATCGAGGAAATCACCGTCAGCATCAGCCATATCGCCGACAACGCCCGCGAGGCCGACAGCCTCGTCAACGCCACCGGCGCGCTCTCGGGCGAATCGGCCGCAACCGTCAAGGCCGTTGCCGACGAGGTCGGCAAGTCGGCCGAAGCGGTCAGCGAGCTTGCCGGCCTGCTCGACGGGCTGAACCAGCGCGCCCAGGACATCAGCGGCATCATCCGCGTGATCAGCGACATCGCCGACCAGACCAATCTGCTGGCGCTGAACGCAGCGATCGAAGCCGCCCGCGCCGGCGAAACCGGCCGCGGCTTCGCCGTGGTCGCCGACGAGGTCCGCAAGCTCGCCGAGCGCACCGGCCAGGCGACGCTGCAAATCACCGGCATGATCGACGGCGTGCGTACCGAGACCGCTGCCGCGGTCAGCAATATGGAGCGCACGCACGCCGCCGTGCAGAGCGGCGTGTCGCTGTCGAACACCGCCGCCGAGAAGATCGCCCATATCCGCGAGAACATGGACGAAGTGATGCGACGGATGGGCGAGATCGCGCTGTCGACCAGCGAGCAGCAGAACGCGACGACGGCGATGGCGCAAAGCGCCGAGCACATCACCACGCAGATGCACAAGTCGGACGCTGCGATGCAGCGCGCCACGTCGACGGTGCATCAGCTCAACGAGATGGCGACCTTCCTGCGGCAGATGTTCGGCAAGTTCAAGCTGTGA
- the pyk gene encoding pyruvate kinase: MLRSTKIVATLGPASSDQNTLDRLLAAGVNMVRLNFSHGSAQDHIDRAAMVRACAERAGQALAIMADLQGPKIRVGKFEKNKITLKKGDRFILDAACELGNQERVGLDYKELPNDVEPGAILLLDDGKVQLEVLEVRGPEVYTTVLVGGPLSNNKGINRKGGGLTAPALTAKDMEDIKTAAKLGADFVAVSFPKSGADMYMARTLLRAAGSKAQLIAKIERTEAIANLEEIVEASDGIMVARGDLAVEVGDAAVPALQKRMIKVARQKNKLSITATQMMESMISSPVPTRAEVSDVANAVLDGTDAVMLSAESAAGQFPVETVESMSRVCIEAEKSVGRKISDDILGPGEFSRIDQSISMAALFASAHLQVKAIAALTQSGSSALWLSRFVSGIPIYALTPEVETYRRLALFRDVLPMTISQENTDRDSLLIRAEVEMLRQGVVQQGDLVVFTYGEVVGQGGGTNSMKIVKIGEHRNG; this comes from the coding sequence ATGCTACGCAGCACCAAGATCGTCGCCACGCTCGGCCCCGCCTCGAGCGATCAGAATACGCTGGACCGCCTGCTCGCCGCCGGCGTCAACATGGTCCGCCTGAATTTTTCCCATGGCAGTGCCCAGGACCATATCGATCGCGCCGCGATGGTACGCGCGTGTGCGGAGCGGGCGGGGCAGGCTCTGGCGATCATGGCCGACCTGCAAGGACCGAAGATCCGCGTCGGCAAGTTCGAGAAGAACAAGATCACGTTGAAGAAGGGTGACCGCTTCATCCTCGACGCCGCGTGCGAGCTCGGCAATCAGGAGCGCGTCGGCCTCGACTACAAGGAGCTGCCGAATGATGTCGAGCCCGGTGCGATCCTGCTGCTCGACGACGGCAAGGTGCAGCTCGAGGTGCTCGAAGTGCGCGGCCCCGAGGTGTATACGACGGTGCTGGTCGGCGGGCCGCTGTCGAACAACAAGGGCATCAACCGCAAGGGCGGCGGGCTGACCGCGCCGGCGCTGACCGCCAAGGATATGGAAGACATCAAGACCGCGGCCAAGCTCGGTGCCGATTTCGTCGCGGTGTCGTTCCCGAAATCGGGTGCCGACATGTATATGGCGCGCACGCTGTTGCGCGCAGCCGGCAGCAAGGCGCAGCTGATTGCCAAGATCGAGCGCACCGAGGCGATCGCCAACCTGGAAGAAATCGTCGAAGCGTCGGACGGCATCATGGTCGCGCGTGGCGATCTGGCGGTCGAGGTTGGCGATGCGGCGGTGCCGGCGCTGCAAAAGCGCATGATCAAGGTGGCAAGGCAGAAGAACAAGCTGTCGATCACCGCGACGCAGATGATGGAATCGATGATCAGCAGCCCGGTGCCGACGCGCGCCGAAGTCTCCGACGTTGCCAACGCGGTGCTCGACGGCACCGACGCGGTGATGCTGTCGGCGGAATCGGCGGCAGGCCAGTTTCCGGTCGAGACGGTCGAGTCGATGTCGCGCGTCTGCATTGAGGCCGAGAAGTCGGTCGGTCGCAAGATCAGCGACGACATCCTCGGCCCGGGCGAGTTTTCGCGCATCGACCAGAGCATTTCGATGGCGGCGCTGTTCGCGTCGGCGCACCTGCAGGTCAAGGCGATCGCCGCGCTGACGCAGTCGGGTTCGTCGGCGCTGTGGCTGTCGCGCTTCGTGTCGGGCATCCCGATCTATGCGCTGACGCCAGAAGTCGAGACCTACCGCCGGCTGGCGCTGTTCCGCGATGTGCTGCCGATGACGATTTCGCAGGAAAACACCGACCGCGACAGCCTGCTGATCCGCGCCGAAGTCGAGATGCTGCGCCAGGGCGTGGTGCAGCAGGGCGATCTGGTCGTGTTCACCTACGGCGAGGTGGTCGGCCAGGGCGGCGGGACCAACAGCATGAAGATCGTCAAGATCGGCGAACACCGCAACGGCTGA